In Rhineura floridana isolate rRhiFlo1 chromosome 1, rRhiFlo1.hap2, whole genome shotgun sequence, the following proteins share a genomic window:
- the CCNB1 gene encoding G2/mitotic-specific cyclin-B1 gives MASRVTRNTKVNVENKTKPVMAASKRGVVAAKPGLRPRTALGDIGNKACEPKSKDLAKKEILKPAVSDKVTTRKAIRAAEKATEPVKEEKPILEPVKLESPSPSPMETSGCAPAEEVLCQAFSDVLLEVRDVDTDDASDPNLCSEYVKDIYNYLKELEGQQSVRPNYLSGQEVTGNMRAILIDWLVQVQMKFKLLQETMYMTVAIIDRFLQNNKVAKRMLQLVGVTAMFIASKYEEMFPPEIGDFAFVTDHTYTNLQIRQMEMKILRSLDFKLGRPLPLHFLRRASKIGEADIQQHTLAKYLMELSLVDYEMVHYSPSQIAAAAFCLSTKVLDEGEWTPTLQHYMYYAENALIPVMQHMAKNVLLVNRGIAKHMTVKNKYASSKHAKISTLPALNSAVVQDLAKPLLK, from the exons ATGGCTTCGCGAGTTACCCGG AACACGAAGGTCAACGTAGAGAACAAAACCAAGCCTGTCATGGCAGCTAGCAAGCGGGGGGTTGTTGCTGCCAAGCCTGGCTTGAGGCCTAGGACTGCCTTGGGAGACATTGGCAATAAGGCATGTGAACCGAAGTCCAAGGACCTAGCGAAAAAG GAAATATTGAAACCTGCAGTTTCGGACAAAGTTACCACTCGAAAAGCCATCAGAGCTGCTGAAAAGGCAACTGAGCCTGTGAAGGAAGAAAAGCCAATCTTGGAACCTGTTAAG TTGGAGTCTCCATCCCCAAGCCCAATGGAGACTTCTGGTTGTGCACCAGCAGAGGAAGTGCTGTGCCAGGCCTTCTCAGATGTTCTGCTTGAAGTGAGAGATGTCGATACAGATGATGCTTCTGATCCAAACCTCTGCAGTGAATACGTGAAGGATATCTACAACTACCTGAAGGAACTTGAG GGTCAGCAGTCAGTGAGACCAAACTACTTGTCAGGCCAGGAAGTTACTGGAAACATGCGCGCAATCCTAATTGACTGGCTTGTCCAGGTCCAGATGAAATTCAAACTCTTGCAAGAGACCATGTACATGACTGTTGCCATTATTGATCGCTTTCTGCAG AACAACAAAGTTGCTAAGAGGATGCTGCAGCTGGTTGGTGTAACAGCCATGTTCATTGCCAGCAAATATGAAGAAATGTTTCCTCCAGAAATTGGTGACTTTGCCTTTGTGACAGATCACACTTACACCAATCTTCAGATCAGACAAATGGAGATGAAGATCCTAAGATCTCTGGACTTCAAACTTGGTCGCCCTCTCCCATTGCATTTCCTAAGGAGGGCATCAAAAATTGGAGAG GCAGATATACAGCAACACACTCTGGCAAAATATTTGATGGAACTCTCACTGGTGGATTATGAAATGGTACACTATTCTCCCTCTCAAATTGCTGCTGCAGCCTTTTGCTTATCTACTAAAGTACTAGATGAGGGAGAATGG ACACCAACTTTACAACACTACATGTACTATGCTGAGAATGCTCTTATTCCTGTTATGCAGCATATGGCAAAGAATGTTCTGTTGGTAAACAGAGGCATTGCAAAGCATATG ACTGTCAAGAACAAATATGCCAGCAGCAAGCATGCTAAGATCAGCACCCTTCCAGCACTGAACTCCGCAGTTGTACAGGACCTAGCTAAACCACTCTTGAAATGA